The region AGTATCATGACCTGCATAAAAAAATATGCAATATAAATATGCCTCTCTCAAAAAGGAAATACTGCTAGAAGTTGGAAAAAAATCGTCAAGATTCACCCACCTTGAGAGTATCACCAGGTTGAAGTACTGTTGCAATGTCAGAGACACGGTCATGACTAATCTGACTGACATGAAGCAGACCATTGATTCCACCAATATCAATGAAGGCACCATAAGGTTTTAGGCTCTGCACAGTTCCAATGACTACTGATCCGATACCTAGTTGTGCTTGACTGTCCGCCATGGCCTTCCGGTTACTGAGTACAAGCCTGGACTGTTCCTCGTCAACGTCAACAAACTTAAGAGGAAGTTCCTTTTCAAGAAGTTCTTCTGCAGTTGTTTTCTGATACATATCCAGAACGGtgaaaaatggataaaaattcTTATGTACACCAAAAAGACAGCTAAAATAAGCTGAGAACAAGAGAAAATATTGACcgtttttctttacaaaattacaaaaaaaattaagtgttaTCATAGCCACTCTAATAAATAGTACTACTACCTTCAGAGGCGGAGCCACATGAAGTTAGCTATAATGAGTtctagtttgtaaatgttagataAGAAAATATTACATGTTGACCACTTTAATTTCAGCAAGTTCTAATTTTTACTTGTTATATAGAAGAATATTACATTTCGTCCCTCTCAGTTTTGCTTTCTGGCTATGCCATTGACTACCTTGATACcgttttttaaaagaaaaagaccACAGTTTCATGTCTATAAAACAAGCAAAAATGTTTAAGGAGAATTTCCTGTGAGTCATGAATCCTTTGGACATCCAAATATATTTGCCTAGGCATATGAATTAGATTACCAAATGTAGAATTAAGGTTAAGTACCAACCGATGATATTTGAGAGAAAGGGACAAATCCACGAAGGCCACCCTCCAATAAAGCAACCACTCCACCTTTGTTTGCACCAATAACCTATATATTTACAAGTAAAAGAATTAATACAAACACCACATCGgcaaataagaaaaatttagCAGGGATCATTCAAATGAGAAGCATTCATAGGAACGAGAAAAGAGACAGCACGCAAGCATATTATTTGAAACCAGAGTATTTAAACTACTCAGTACAAGACATTCTTAACTTACAACATTTCATAAAGAACcgaaaaataacaatatttcAGGACCGTAAATGTACTTTTAAATTGTGTATATACCCACCTTACCCTTCACAATAACATCCTCAGCTTGAAGCTGCCTGCACCTTTCCCAAGAAAGGTCAAATTGGATTGTCCTTAAGCTCAAAATTAAGCTATCATCAGATTCATTTTCACCAATAATTACAAACTCCTCAATCATTCCAGGAACTATACCAACTTCTTCCACGTGTTTTATCTTATGAATACATGCTTCTTGGACGGGCAAAAACGCAGAAGATTTTGCAGTAATGTCAACTGATGCGCCATTGGAATCAGTCATAAAAACTGTGCCCTTAACCTGATAACAGATACAGACACAACAACCATCAAAATACTCCCTCTcacataaatcaaaatgttccAATTATCGAGCATTCAtcgaaaaaagataaaaaatcaGAGTTCAGTTgaataaaaaatgtattttcttAAGCTGAAATAATTGACAATATATAATTCAGTTGAATTAGATGCTTAAATTATACACTTGGtaattaaaagaaatagaaTACCTAATTCAACTAAAACTCGAGAAATTCTTaagtagaccgagtctacatgCAAAATTGTAATATCATTATCatcattaaaatttgaatacaTTAATTACACATCAATTACAATTTCGCCGTCatttttaatgaggtgttataacGTGATTGGCTTAGTATATAGATGTGGTAGACTCGTTCTACCTAAAAAATTCTCCTAAAACTCGTAATCTTGCCACAAATTAACACAGTTCTAACAAATTAAACGCTACGAATTTGAAATTTCTacaacaaatacataaaatcTAGCGTAAATTCAATGTGAAATTCAGAGTGAATCTCACCTTGGTACCAATTTCAGAATTGAAGTCATACTTTTCAATAGCGGAGTGAAAATCCTCAACGGAAAAACCAACGGATTCCATAGGAGCAGTGCGACACCGTTCGTAAGCATCTTCGAAAAGCTGTTTAagcttctctctctctcttgtCTGCGCATTTGAAATTGCAACTGCTGATACGACGAAACGCCGTTTATTTCTGGACGGAGAATTTGAGGAGAAGAGTGGTTTGGATTTAGTGACGCCGTAAGAAGAGAGTGGAGTGCACCGTATGAGGCCTGTCAATTGCTGAGCCATTGCTCTGTGTTCTCTtctgtttctattttttttttctcctcTTCTTTAAGTTTGAGCTGAGCTCTTCCATTGTAAGATAAGGtgatgctgctgctgctgctgcgtCGACGATTCTCGTGGGACCCACTCTACGTTTTTAAGGTCGATTTTAcccttttgtattttttttcctgGGTTTTGATATGGGCCATTAATTCAGTTAAGCCCATAGTTTGTACTTAGTACAGAACTAACTGAAGAGTCCAATTACTAGTGGACTGGGTTCGTGAGTTGAGCCGAAAGAGCCTATTTATTGGTCCAATTTCTAGCGAACTAGGCTAAGAAGTTAGGCCCAGTAGATGTTTCAAAACTGATTTATATCAAACTCAAACTCACTTAGGCCCCCTTTGGAACAATTCTTTTTACTCATAGGAATTCATTTATATGAATTCCACAGaaattcatttgcaaatgaattctGCTGTTTGGAATAAAAAACTGGAAATTATAGAATTAAAATGAATTCTATACATTTATATTTGGAATGAATTCTAAAATCCAATTCTTTTTATTCTATTCCTAAATTAACCTTATAACCATtttactaaatattaaaaattaaattaaaattaaattaatattactaaaatttattatacaTTAAAAACAACCCCAATTATACTTGCTCTATAATTTAAATTCTccaactttttctttttcttttttgttgctTTTCCATTCCTTTCaagatatttttttcttttttctaattttctaaTTCCTTATGCTCACTTCAGTATTATACTGGATATTTTGACTAAAACAAATAGCAGAGTGTAAGATCTATTAGTCTTTGTTCAtaatttaaagagaaaatttcCATATAAACAATAGGAAATTTTGCATAGCAAACTGAACAAATATAGCATCATGAAATAGCCACACGAGTCCCACTTGCCATCTTGACATTTTATTGGCAGGCCCTTCTCTGTTTAAGTCAATATCAACTTCCATATCATCTGTTTCTCTGCTAAGTATGATCTATGTAGGGGAGACCATTACAtacaaagaagaagaaggccatcaaaatttataaaatcaaagtaTAATAACATGAAACACCAAGTTACTAGCATATGCTACTAACTTAAATGAACATCAAAAtacttaatttgttttttaaatttcacaaattcaaaatataataatataaaccaCCAAACTactaatttaaaccaaaatcaaaatgcATAACTTGTTTTTCAAGTTGTACAATCCAAAATATAGCATATACTTTGTTAGAAGTCTTCCATTTAATTCATGCCTTCCATCTTCATCTTCAACCAAGAAAGCTTAATCTCATCATCACATGCAAAAAATCTACCAACCAAATGTTCATTGTCTTCTAAAAAATCAAGTGCTTTCATTGTAGCCTTACATTTACCAAATTCAAAACCCAAACATTTTAGCCTTACATATATTGGACAGTGATAAAATATTGTAGCAAAAAATATTTTCCGTTAATTAAACAAGAAAACAAACATTGCCTCTATTTACATCGCAAATTATTCAGCAACTACCTTCAAAATCACAACAAATATATAGAAtccaaatcatttaaaaattgcacatataaataaaattacatacaTAATATATGGcaagaaaacaaattaaaaattacccactagtttatttaatgaattataaaaatctgaaaaaatattaataaaaataattaattaaaaaaataaagatgagTGATGATACTAACCTTTTCGATTTGAGATTTGGTTGTAGTAGATATTATTATTGGTTGTGGAACATGGAATAGAGAAGATGAAAAAATGAGAAAGAATGGTGATATGAAAGTGACGGCAAATATGCCAAAAGAGAAgacaaaacccttaaaaaaatTGAGGGTATTATGGTCAAAAGAGAATTATTCTTTTTGTCATGTGTTGTTCATTTGTAAATTCTATCTATTTTGCTTGGATttataaatccaaaaattataACTAACATTAATTCCCAGATTTTAATTCCAAGAATTGTGTTTGTCCATTCATTCATTCCAAACATAAAAAATTggaattataaatgaattccagctttttttaaggaattcattCATTTCAAAGGGGACCTTAATGCATAACTAAACTTAATCATAACGTAATTCCATGTCCTGCACTATTACACTTTTAACGATTGAGTACACGTATTATAAAATGTCCATATTGGATCTCTATATTCAATTGCATACACATTGACTCCTTCAATCTATATCTGTCCATGTCCGTCCTTCTCCATTAGAGTTGAAGTCAATGTATGTGCATAGACGGAAATgacaaaagaatttaatttggATGAAATTGATAGTATAAAAATCCAATGCATgctttttttaaatatagagATTCGATCGTTAAAATTGCAATAGTGTAGTACTCAAATATGtgttaaactataaaattattatgtataATTTCAATAACTAAACCTAATAAGTTCATTTGCAACAAACTACTCTCAAATAAACTTTTCTGGTCATTGTCTAACCTGTTGCCTAATAATCTTCAATTACTAATGAAATTTGTTTGTAAAGGTATCAAACCCATTTGAATTGTAGgatataaataacaaaaaaaaaacaataaaggtAGGTTCAATCATGGTGGGTTACATAAGCATCTATCTTACTTAGAAAGCaagttatttttttcttttttcatcttTATTTTTCAGTGAACTGGTTGATGAAGAATCTTCCAAAATAAAAGAGGATAGATTCTAAGTTATATACACTTGTTGCCACACCGCAAGTAGTATATCCGTGAACAAGTTTAATTGGTATCAAGAATCTCAACTTAAAGTTTGACACtcctaaataataaattaaatatcattcaactaaatattaatataattgatattatcAATGATCTAGGGAGCTAATCAAgcaaaaagaaaagtaaaaataaatgttCAACTAATATAATTGATATTAATTGTATctccaaaagaaaaagaaaagataaatGTTTGACTGGAAATGTCGATTCTTATTTACTTAATCTCAAATTACCCaaaataaccaaatatatattgtatatatgaatccttttaaaattattataatattttattttagtaaaattatagtaattttaactaatttcaaatttaagttaaaattaaattaattatttttgatataacaagacaatatatttttttagtagaACATAATCAGCTAAATTGGAATTAAagctaaatattttatatttaaataaactaatagagtaaaattaaaaatatatttgaaatgatCTTCACttgttcaaaattaatttataaatggtCAGATTTATAATAGCATACCCAGATTTGAACTTAATATTTATGCATAATTTAACCTTTTCTTAATCATTAAATCCAGAGACAAAGTTCTTACAAGCATAGCATATCATATGATAGTTTAAGGTTTGATTATCTGAATCCctcattttcataaaaaaatctgCAGGCTAAAACACTTTTATCCGAATATTTAGTCTAAATTTTTGTCTTTATTGTTTTAACATTTTCATTAATAGCGGTTCTTCCCGAAAACTGCAtttatgaaacatttgaaaaattcaagTGTCTAAGttcaaattttagaattttttataattttttctagtTAAATCGACTGCACTGGTTCcgaagttttaaaaatacatttaaagAGCCTAATCACTCGGATTAGGTTTCACTGGctgaattttataattaaaaaaccaGAACTCAGCTCTCAAATAGATTAACTAAATTTGTCGTTtctgaaaataatataaaatataagcaTCAATTTGTCTTTTATGCTCATCTATAGTAAACACTACACTACAAAACGTACCGAAAGTTGCACTATAGTTAACGTATAATGTATATTCAATTTTACATATAAACAGTTCATCTCCATTTTTATAACTTACGTGCGGAATTGCATGATTCTTTTCTGTAGAGAAATGATGTCTAAATTatttaaaggaaaaaaataaacttttcttTACTTCGTTTGGTAGTCATTTTGAACAATCACaagttgttcttttttttttaattattttcaccAACTTTAAATGGTAAAACTCATCAACTTagttattaagaaaaataatggcGGCAGCCTCTAATATTAGCTTAAACTATCTTCAAATGCACCAAATTAGAGTTAGAGCAAATGACAATAATCCCTAGTTAAGCAagttttctaattattttacaaataaataagcACTAGATAACATCTTATAATTCTAAAAAGAGAAATTTATAAGATTTACAATCAacaaagagaaaataaatattgCCGCTTACCAATTATCGTTGGCCACCATTAAGCTGGCCGACCCGAAATGTGTCATATCCCAAACCAAAGCAGGTGTAGCCTCCTCCATACTGAAACATCTTCCGTTGCCTGCCACGttttcaaaaccaaaatttaaagataaaccAGTGAaacatattttgataaataagcTTATGCTAGGCTGAATCTGAAAATAAATCTACAGCCACAATATAATGAATATACATGGACATAAAATTTATAGTTGGGACGAAGAAGTTGTGTATATAATCATGGAGTGGTTATAATATTTAgagcaaatatttttttaaattttttaaattacatataattaatagtttaatattatttgtttttagaattttattaaataattttttacttttatttccGTTAAAATGATTTAATTCCTAACTTTTAATTTCGTTGGCAACTTGATCTTTCGATTTTAATTTTGCTAAAGATTTGGTACTTCGCTTTCAAAAgatttgatacctcactttCAAACGATTGGTATCCTAAATTAACAGAATGGTCTAGTAGTTAACGAaagtaaaaatgaaagttattAAGTAGGTTTTACAAATAAG is a window of Mercurialis annua linkage group LG2, ddMerAnnu1.2, whole genome shotgun sequence DNA encoding:
- the LOC126670726 gene encoding 30S ribosomal protein S1, chloroplastic — its product is MAQQLTGLIRCTPLSSYGVTKSKPLFSSNSPSRNKRRFVVSAVAISNAQTREREKLKQLFEDAYERCRTAPMESVGFSVEDFHSAIEKYDFNSEIGTKVKGTVFMTDSNGASVDITAKSSAFLPVQEACIHKIKHVEEVGIVPGMIEEFVIIGENESDDSLILSLRTIQFDLSWERCRQLQAEDVIVKGKVIGANKGGVVALLEGGLRGFVPFSQISSKTTAEELLEKELPLKFVDVDEEQSRLVLSNRKAMADSQAQLGIGSVVIGTVQSLKPYGAFIDIGGINGLLHVSQISHDRVSDIATVLQPGDTLKVMILSHDRERGRVSLSTKKLEPTPGDMIRNPKLVFEKAEEMAQTFRQRIAQAEAMARADMLRFQPESGLTLSSEGILGPLTSDMPAEGLDLSDIPPAVED